The following is a genomic window from Nymphaea colorata isolate Beijing-Zhang1983 chromosome 3, ASM883128v2, whole genome shotgun sequence.
AGCTTGATGAAAAAGCGTCAGAAATTATTGATTTGGAAAGTAAGGTTGAACTTGCAAAAATGGAGGGATCTGAATATTTTGAAATTGCAATTGAGGAGATCGAAATACAGGTTGAGAGTGCATGGCAATGGGCATTTACTTCTGATGCTGTTATGTGTGTCCTTCTTGGTGCTATAACGAACCATCCATCTGATGAATTACTTTCTGAGAGATGCTTAGCTGTGGGTGCTACATCAGTTGGTCATTTAGATGAAGAAACAGCAATGGAATTGGGAAATGATATAAGCATCCTCAATTCCTGCTTGAAAAATTGCCTGGAAAGTATTAGGGATGTTTGCAAGGGGGATGGGTTAAGGTCAACACCAAATGGTAATGAAAAGAGCTTGACGATTGAAAAGTATGTGGTTACATCTGTGAAGCCAAACCAAGAGGTATgcataaaaataatgtcatgTACACACATGTTCttgtgtttttctctttctctttgtatatatatttttttctcgtCTAAGGAATTCAGCTTTTGAACTTTTCAGTGTTGGATACTTGGCCTGCACTTATAAtgattttactatttttttttcacatcccATGAGAGCATACTttgaatttgtttaaaaatttagcAATTCACGCTAGAGTTTGAATTGTAACTGGACTGTGTGTCCTTTTCAGATTGTGGCTAGAGAATCCCTGTATGATGGCTACCCAAAACTGGATAGGATGCTTCAGGACCATAAATATGCCTGTCAGGATGATTGTGGGAAGAGAACTCTATGCAGATTTAATGTTGACCATGCACATGATGGACATTGCACACTTTGTGACTGCATCCATGATCACAATGAACTGAAACGCTCGACCTCTCTAATGTTGCTTTCTGAAAATGAGAGGATTGATGGTAAGGGCATCACAACTGTGCCAATTCTAagaaaggaaatacactctgcAGTTTCCCATGCTCGGGAATTACATGTTGAGTTGAGCAGGTTACTCgctgagaagaagatgatgaaggaCTTTGAGGAACAGAGCAGGGTAAACCTTGAATCCCTTTCTGCTGAGGTTCTTAAATTGCAGGAACATATTAATCAAAGGGAAAAAGAGTTTGAGCTTACATTACTGGAGATGTGTCATAGGCTGAATACTGTCATGGTGGCATTTCAAGAGGTTAAATACAGTTGCGTCCAACACAACAAGGTATCATATGATAATACTTGAAATTCtgttttaattttcaataatttgaagttttaaaatattatttttgtggCAACAATACATATTATTCTATgctgatatttttctttggacATAGTTCTTCAAGGCACTTTTTGTAGTTCATGTTGTAAGTGGTGTTGATTTTGAACAGGCGATGGCTCAAGAGCTGGAAACTGCAAAAGCAACTGCAGTGGAGAAAACAGTTGAAGCATCCCAGTtggttaaaaattttgaagaggcCCAAGCAACTATGAGGGAAGCAGAATTTATGGTAAATGAATTAGTCAAAGCAAGTGAATCATCAAAGCTTAAGATGGAAAAAGCTAAGAAGGTGGAAGCCAAGTTGATAAGCCAGCAGGATTTCTTGCTTGGCGAAATACAGAGATTGAATTCTTCAGCCAATTTGATGAACCAAGAATTCAATAATCTGGAAGAAGATTTCCTTTTGTCCTTAACTGAAACAAGGAGTCTGGTTATAGCACTTCAGGATCATTTTAGAGTAATCCAACTCTCTGTCATGGAAGATCTAAAGTCAATTGCATGTGATATTTACCACTTGAAATCACTAGTTTTGGAATCAGCATGTTTGGCAAAAAAGGGTTTGGAAGATGTGTGGACTGATATTATTGGAAAAGATTGTGCTGTATCTGTACTACACCTCTGCCACATGGGAATCTTTTTGGAGGCCGTAACTGGTTTGAATGCAGAGATAGGATTCCTTGATCATGGACTGTCTGAATCCAATACTGTCATAGCCAGCTTGAGAGAGAATAATCTCAGAGCAAAAGGTGAACTTGAAGCATGCAGCCATCTAAGGGGAAAGCTACTAACTGATATAAAGAGCAGCTTTGACCGCAtcataaagaaggaaaaagaaactggTCAATTTAGAGAAAAACTGAATGACTTTGAGGGGAAAATCCTAGATTTACAGGCTCAGGAAGAACTTCTGTTGACTAGGTCAAATAACATGTTTTCTGAGCTTGGTTTCCTGATGAAAGAAATAGATGAGAATAGCAAAAGTTCTCTAATGGCTGTACTTAACCAAGAAAATCTGTTAAGAGAACAAGAACAATTCCGTCATAAGCTGGAGGAATTTtctaaaatggaaaaaggtATGCGCATCCAGCAAGGTTTATTGAAGGAGTCAATCCTTAGacatcttcatctttttgtcGATCCTTCTATTTTTATACATAGAAGCTCATGCATAGAACAAAATGAAGGCATTGAGCACATCCAGGAACTCATGGAACAACATGCTGAGTATCTCTTGATGACATTGTCCTGTATGGACTTTGAGTTGCTTGTCTTTTCTTCAGAGTTAACACAGAAGAGTGTGGCTAACCTGTCCTTATGCATTGAGCTGGATCAGCTACGAGCCGAAAAAGAGTTAATGATTGCACAATTAGAGAAATATGCAGTCAAGGTTTCTGAATTTGAGAAAGAGCTTGAAATTGCATCAAGATTAGCTGATACTGAAGATAATCTGCTATGCAAGATCTTTAGTGGATCAACAGCCCCTGAAACAGAAGATACATCTGTGGATTTGGGGGACACGGTGAGATTTCTACAACATGTGGAATCTGAGTTTTTAAATGGGTTGACAAAGAGAACTTTAAGAACTATTGAGTTGGGCAAAGAGCGAAATAACTTGTCTGCAGTCCTTCAAAGACTCAAAGAAGAAATAGTTCTCTTGAAAGTAGACCAGGAACTTGAAAATCAGTTCTTGGTTGATATGGATTTGGAGATGGACCTTTCTATTTGTTCTCATTCAATTATTGCCGATGAGCTTGATTTAAAAACCGAACAAATGAActtgcaaatggagaaaattaATGCACTAAGCAAAGAGAATGGGCTTTTGAGACGTAAAGTTAATGAGATCAATGACGCCAAGGAAAAATTGTCTTACGAGTTATTGAATTTCAAGGGTCAACATGCTCTTGTTACATCAGATCtagaaagaagggaagaagtGCTTGATCTGAAAAACGAACAAATAAACACACTAATGGAGACAATCAAAGAATTAAGCAAAGACAATGAGCTGCTCAAAAACAAAACTGTTGAGATCAATGATGCCAAAGAAAAATTATCATATGAGTTATCAAATTTCAAAGGTCAACATGCTTTAGTTACTTCGAATCtagaaagaagggaagaagagtTGGCTGTACTGCATCAACAGAGAGTTGCAACTATGCAGAGCTTGTCTACAactgaaatagaaaaaaaggaacttacCTCTGCACTTCAGAGAAAGGACAGTGTGTTGTTTTCTACTAGATCAAATGCCAATCGTTGCTTGGATTTGACTCAACAGCTTGATATAGATGTAAGCAGAACGTATCAGAGGGTAGATAAATCACTCTCTTTCATGCTTGGTGAAGTCACTGGTGAAAGAATAAACAGTTTTTTGGATGATCTTTCTGACGGCATTTCTGAATGTGAGATGAGGGTGCTTAAGATTATGTCAGAGTATGAATATTTGGAGAGTCTAGCTGAAGAATTGTACTCTGAAAATTTCATGATCAACTTTGAGATTACTCGAAAGGATGAGGTCTTGAAAGGATTATCATTTGATTTGAGTTTATTACAGGAGACAGCATCTAAGGCCAAGGACCAAGAGGATGAACTCAGAGAAATGAAAGCCACACTTGTTGCTTTAGAAGGCGATCTGGACACAAAGTCAAATCAGCTTGACTGTGCTATTCAGCACAGCCAGGTGCTTGAAGCtgatattaaagaaaaaattgctcaGATTGCCTCACTGGAATTAGAAAATGCAACTGTTTTTACATCGTTGCAGGAAGTATCAAATGAAAATTGTGAGCTAAAACGTCAATTAGATGGACTCTTGTCCTTGAAGAACTCTGTTGATAATGAACTAGAAAACAAAAGCATGTCAATTGAAGAGCTAACTAAAGAAGCTGTAGAACTGAAGTCTTCATTAGAGAGTGTAAATATTTCGCTCACAAGCTTGAAGTCTGATCTGGAAAAAACTACTAAAGACAGGAATTTCCTGGAAGGCGAGGTTATTtccttaaaagaaaaagtagcaGTCACACAAGCATTAgctgaagaaaatgaagcagTTGCTGCTGAAGAACGAGAGGTACCCAACCACTATGATGTTATTGGGCTGaccattttgttttcttgttcgaGTTGCATAATTTTAACATGGGCGTATGATAGATGGCTGAGGCAAGAAGGGCTTATGCTGAGGACAAGGAAGAGGAGGTGAAGCTTCTAGAGAGATCTATTGAAGAGCTTGAATGTACCATCAATGTCTTGGAAAACAAGGTGCATGATCCTGTACTAGCATTATTCTTGTCATATTATTACCATGATCTTGCATTTCATTCTGAAGCTCCTCTGACTGTTTGTGTTATTAGGTGGAAATTGTCAAAGATGAAGCTGAAAGGCAGCGTATGCAGAGTGAAGAACTGGAAATTGAGCTCCAAGCTTTGAGGCATCAAATGTCAGCATTACATACTGATGGTATGAAAACCAAAATGGATGTCACTACTAGGGAAAGTGAAGATGATTTACAAAGGTAGTACATTTTCAATATGCTGTCCTTTTGCTGGCTTCTTAGTTTTGCAAATTCTTAAATGATGGCTTTTCTGTAGGCTCTTAGACGGACAAACAAGTGAGCTATTGGAAGCAAAAAGACAAATAGAGTTTTTAAGGAAGACAGTAATGGAGAAGGATTTTGAGGTGAGATTGTTTGTGAGAAGTAGATAATTGTATGTTCTGATGTTTTAGTGGGTCACTGGCTGCTTATCTGTTCCAACACATTGGATTGTTTGCATGTAATGTGAAGAACAAACGTAAAGCACTGATAGACCAAACCTGGAAATCTTGATTATTTCATATCTAGATTCTAGGATAAACAAGGATTCAATAGATATAAGCAAGTCTTATCCCAATTACTCTGATCTTGGATCTGCCAAGCTTGCAACTCTGATGGCAAATACATCAAGCATTGGTTTTAACTGTGAAGCTACTTAATGAATGGTATTTGGCTGCCTGGAACTGAATTTTGCTCATAATAAGCAGGTTATGTTTGTTACACTGTTCAGTTTTCTAAAGTTCTTGGATAAGCTAgtcatttgaaatattttctacaAGAGTCAACTGATATATCTTCAATTCATGGAGAAGGATCTTGAGGAGAGATTGTTTATAAAAAGTAGATAATTGTATGTTCTGATGGTTTAGTGGGTCACTGGTTGCTTATCCGATCCAACATCTTGGATTTGTTTGCATGTAATGTGAAGAATGGGGGTTAAAGCAGTGATATACCAAACctcaaaaaacttgattatttcATATCTAGGATAAGAAAGGATTCAATGGATATAATCAAGTCTTGTCCCAATTACTGGTCTTGGTTCAACCAAGCTTGCAATCCTTGTGGAAAATACATCAAGCATTGGCTTTAACTGCAAAGCTGCTTAATGAGTAGTATTTGGCTGCCTGGAACTGAATTTTGCCCATGGTAAGCAGGTTATGGTTGATAGCACTGTTCAGTCTTGAAAATTTCTTGGATATGCTAGTCATCTGAAATATTCCCCACAAGTGTCAACTGACATTGCTTCAAACTTGCAATGAGCTGGTGATCATAACCtgcttttttctgtttatttaatTAGAACTTGTGTGCTGCTTGTGATCATTTATGGATGTGAAGCTACTTTTGTATTATAAGATGCCAGACATTTGTAGCTTTCCATATTGTTCACAAGTGATCCTAAATTTCTCTGAGCTTGCTCATCTGCTTATTTTATGTGTTGTGTTTCACAGATTGAACAGTGCAAGTCTCACATCTCTGAGCTGACCTTGCATGCAGAGGCACAAGCGAGTGAGTACAAGCAAAAGGTAGAACCCTGTTGAACTAGCTGAGCAccaaatttgttgttttcaggAATATGACAGGTGATAGACTAACCTTATGGAATTATAATGCAGTTCAAATCTCTAGAAGCCATGGTGCAACAAGTTAAGCCTGAACCTGCTTGTTCTCAAGCCGTTTCAGGGGGGAATATTAGAACAGAAAAAGCTCCTGCAAAAGCTAGGGGCTCTGGTTCCCCTTTCAAATGTATAGGCCTAGGACTGGCACATCAGTTAAACTCAGAGAAGGATGAGGAGCTGTCTGTCGTAAGGCTTCGAATGGAAGAGCTGGAAGCATTGGCTGCAAGCAGGCAGAAGGAGGTAACTTCAGaagttctctctttttctttctttccctctccaTTTTTGTATTGAAAATGCAGAGAATTGTGTTTCGGATTTTTAAGAAGGTACCCTCTTTTTCCCTCAGATATTCATGCTGAACACAAGACTAGCTGCAGCTGAGAGCATGACACATGATGTGATCAGGGACCTTCTGGGTGTTAAATTGGATATTACTAACTATGCTGTAAATCATCAATTCTCATATCCTCTGACCAGAGCAATTCTTTCCTTGTCTTTTCATTCTTTAACAATCACTTTCTGTTTGCAGTCTTTGCTAGACCAACAAAAGTTGCAAGAACTAACAGAAAAAGCAAGGCATCAAAGTGAACAGTTTCAAGAGAAGGTCTGATTATTGGTTTGATCAAGTTACTGGCATTTGATAGTTTGTATGTTTAAGAGCATTATTTTCTTTGCAGGAGAAGGAAGTTGTGAAGCTACGGCAACAGCTTAATGAGTTTATAGAGGAGAGGAGGGGGTGGGTTATACATAACCATTGCTTCAGCCTTCATGGAATTCTTTCTTGTTAAACTTTCAATGctgattatttttgttggaaaaaTTGCTCCCCTTGATTAAGCTGGATAGACGAGATAAATCGAAGGCACGCAGAGATGGTGGCTGCACAAATCTCATGTGAAAAGCTTCGACAAAAGGAGCAATTTCTTACAATAGAAAACGATATGTTAAAGGTGTGACACTGACAGAACATATTTGATGCAAACTATCCACTAACAGCTAGTGTTATTAACCTTGTTTCTCTAAACTTCATACATATAGATGGAAAATACTACACAGAAGAAGAAGGTTGTGGAACTAGAAACGGAGGTCAAGAAACTGTCTGGACAGCAGAATCTGCAGCAACGCATACATCATCATGCAAAAATCAAGGTGACACTCTCTACTTGACAGACTTGTATCTACCTGCCTTGCTCTAATAACATGTCTACTTGTTCGTTTATTTTGGCAGGAGGAAAATAACCTATTGAAAGTCCATAATGAGGAACTGGCTGTGAAGGTCAGGAGTACTGAAACACTTCTCGTTCGTGTGAATGATGAGCTTGCCCGTTACCGTGCTTGTAGTGGAAAGAAGCCTTATATTGATGTTGATGAGGAAcaaattctgaaaaataaattaaaggtTCGTCTCCCGAGCTACAATGGTAAGCCTGAAATTTCTTGGACAAAATAGCTTTTGGactaatttgaaaattatgataGGAAATTGATGAAGAGAGGATTCAATTGGCACAAAGGTTATTAAGTATGTGCACCAGCATTTTGAAGGTGGTGTTCTCCTATCCACAAAATTCCCCGACCCAACAAccctcattttctcttttttcttcccctGGTAAAAAGATGAGTTCATAATGCAGGCTGCCGGCATAACGTGCCCAGTCCGTGATATAAGTCCAGATGCCGCTGAGGAAGCACTTGTCCAACTCAAGGATCGAGCTACTTATGCTGAAAAGGAGTTACAAGACTTGAAGTTGAAGGTACCATTGTATATTAAAGAGATGCATCTGAAAGAATCAAATGACTTTTttatttagtttcttttctgattgatttttttcttgtaaaattaTGTTATCAGCTTTTGAGTACTGTCCAATGGAAAACTATATTGGTTATTGCTGGTTTCTATGCAGTACAAAATATGCAAAGAGCAGATACGGTTATCCGAGCTCAGGCTGCAGGATTCACCTTCAGAAGTGAGGAAAATGGAGGGCCTTGCAACACCAAGGAAGTTGCCTCGTAGCCCATCTGTGACTGCTGCATAATGGTCCCCACGATGCAACCGTGcgatctttctttttgttctggTGATTGTTAGTTATTGGCTGACAATCAGGTGTATAATTTTGTGTATGTAATCTTACAGGATAGATGTAGGCAGATGCTAATGCCACCATCTGTTTTTTTGTTGGTAAGCATCTGAATCATTCTTTCACATGCCATAGCTTGTAATTAATTATTCTCAATAAAATCCTCTTGTTGACTTGTTGCCATTTTCTTAGAGCATCTATTAATGCCAAGTCCGAATTAGAAATTAGTCTGATCCTACAAGTGAGAGAGTGTAAAGGATAAAACCCTCAGCCATGAAAAAAATcgacttgaaaaagaaaaaaaagaaaggaagaaatgcAAAGAGGAATGCTTTTCAAATGTATTCGGTGGTCTATAGTACTTTCTGCATGTTTTAACGCCAGTCACTTTGATTTCTTTTGAAGTAGCTCTTATGGAAAATTTTCTTGCACCTCCATTCATTAGCTGGTCAAAAATTCACCAACTCAACCTGGTAAAGGTGGCTGTTGAGGAACCTAACGAGAAGTTCATTATCGCCCACTGGCCTTGATGAGCAGTGTATCGGAGATCGACTAATAGTAGAGCgagggtgggggggggggtgcaCAAACAACTTTTTGTCTCCAATGCGAAAGCGTTGGAGGTGTGGTTCCCTTCCCAAGTCCATTACGTTTGATCTGTGGCTGTTTTGGTGACCAGAGAAGCAGCTTGATCGTTTTCCTTTGTCGATCAATGACAAATTTATGTCTTAGAGCTTCATCTATCTTAAGACCGTGAAATGTGCAAGTGCAAGATGGCAGGAGCCTTTGTCTCGTCTGTTGCAGTCAAGTTGTCCGTGAAAAGAATATTAAACATTGTGATGGCTGCACTTGGGGTCGGTCATTTCACGATCCAAATGGTGACGAGAGAATTTCAGACGTGTTTCTCAAATTGTGAAGTGATTGCACTGGACCTCGCACCTTTACCATCGAACTGTGTGCAGTACACTGCCATTCACAATATGCAGAAAAaccaaacagaaagaaaaagaaaagaaaagaaaaaaactccaTTATCCCTAACGTCTACTGTGTCGTCCTCAGGTGCATCGTCCTCAGGTGCATGCATTGAAGCAAGCAGCCGCTGTACATTGTAGTACCATACATTGCTATTGATCCGTAAGCCAGATTCCTTCTGATGATGCATTCTGTGGGTTCTTCTTAATTCTCTCATGCCAATATTTATCACAGAGGTGCTGTGTggcaaatgaaaggaaaaaatatatttgatttggggTTATCAAGACGCCCTCTAGAAGGCCAAAGGGCTTTCACACATACTGATACGAGGGGACTTGGACTCTGTAAGGGCCTGACAGGGCGGCATCTGCCAAGCATAATGTTGGGTTGGGCTCAGGTCTGTCATGCTGGGTACCGTTTCTTGTCCGGTTGAACATGTCTCAGGCTCACTGTCTACATATTCGACATGAAGTCAGGGCCGAGGGACCTGTCCTCAGTCTGTCTCCGATCAGTCTGAGAACTTAAAGGGTCTGATCTATCATGGATTTGTCAATATGCAGAAGGCCTTTTAAACTAATAAAATTTATACTTGTTATGATGGGCAAAAGCTCCTGGGGTAGGGAGATGCGATCATATCTTAAACCAAGCAAAATCCAGACGATGAGAAATCAAATCTAAATCTCCAAGCCTAACGTAACACAGGCTGTGCACCAAAGCCAAGCATCTCTCTCCCAAAATGGTAACTTGTTCATCTTTTTACAGTTTACCAGCGGATTCGTTTTCTCTCTTGCCAAAAAATATGCAGATTTTTTACCGGTCTCTGGTTCTGTAAGATCTAATGGGTTTGCTGAATAGTCCAGTGTTAGCTTTTCTGCATCAACAGGAAATGTTTTTGAAACCTCTGCAGGACGTGTAAGTAGGTTCACATTCAGGCGGCGGGCGTATTTGCTCGAAGTGA
Proteins encoded in this region:
- the LOC116250918 gene encoding kinesin-like protein KIN-12F isoform X2 is translated as MLRDMSSLRFFRRNAGKGIQSEESENVPVNPADAVEPSMEKEPDRPPLSTIQNPGSIPEQELCKKRKLERTPSRNRGIPPRTPDKPGIARNRFGWGQRMDQDWEEGREDSKGESCSVTGTNSLPPAPRGPGSGYTTPRANRTAGKASSANSESSLAQSTPTKSVSKPRSVNFGTLSRGASAVYGPVLVVDSVAVPHFELREDPSFWMDHNVQVLVRIRPLNNTEKNSYGHSRCLRQESAQSITWIGQPETRFIFDHVACETITQEVLFRVAGLPMVENCMSGYNSCIFAYGQTGSGKTYTMLGQIDDIDKKPSPDQGMMSRIFEFLFARIRAEEESRMDEKVRFSCKCSFLEIYNEQITDLLDPSSTNLMLREDTKKGVYVENLTEYEVNSVSDVLKLLIQGSSNRKVAATNMNRESSRSHSVFTCVIESCWEKNSTTNFRYGRLNLVDLAGSERQKSSGAEGDRLKEAANINKSLSTLGHVIMVLVDVAHGKQRHIPYRDSRLTFLLQDSLGGNSKTMIIANVSPSLCCSSETLSTLKFAQRAKLIQNNAVVNEDTSGDVTALQNQIHILKEEIALLKRQNVSRSLSFNPDVHNDDACKNNNFDDVNGLAISGSPRISCKKLKSLEATLVGSLRREQMQESMTKQLEAEIEQLNRLVRQREEDTRGMKMMLRFREDKIQRMKSLVDSLMPSDVYLLQEKNALTEELELLRNRVDRNPEVTRFAMENIRLLEQLKKFQEFYQEGEREILLGEVSALRNQLIQLYDGKFKLDNIQNIGCTPQMATKVGAADVPSEDKPLRLKMINCQKELERCRNNLSSCMADNEKLTREIDDLHIQLDAAKSLCRDQEEMLRKQHVVPLSPIAAAKTTHTQADVINKHNQDLFTEDILHSTDDQKSWGKLVDGTPRRGGLEDDIVLKYSTDVINLQLELDLVRVMLEEERSCRLEAEKQLSDLCNEFEKENNQYLMTNEKLRDAEKELNDTRSIIEELESQNVLLLKDLESLKVQNDQLVYHLEKKEDEISCSKGQFENYKRNTQTSISHWYSEEQSLEESLKNAGNDESHFQLKLKRMQHSLEKARKLNLIYQSDQASQSTYEQEMDKVREQVEAETAQAIICLQEELAMVQQQANMITEKDLETGKRVKHLEDSSKGLQDKVSLLMKENSRLVEEVQKRDEEMKSLTEEWEKVACEIAKVLVDGNEVMENALYEVNSIAQSFPRRSWISIQVEKMISCILEKDAQIEDLKRCLMDAQAAGHDVEWKLQSLKDATVAVTEAQKQEINEKGNMILLLKSQLDEKASEIIDLESKVELAKMEGSEYFEIAIEEIEIQVESAWQWAFTSDAVMCVLLGAITNHPSDELLSERCLAVGATSVGHLDEETAMELGNDISILNSCLKNCLESIRDVCKGDGLRSTPNGNEKSLTIEKYVVTSVKPNQEIVARESLYDGYPKLDRMLQDHKYACQDDCGKRTLCRFNVDHAHDGHCTLCDCIHDHNELKRSTSLMLLSENERIDGKGITTVPILRKEIHSAVSHARELHVELSRLLAEKKMMKDFEEQSRVNLESLSAEVLKLQEHINQREKEFELTLLEMCHRLNTVMVAFQEVKYSCVQHNKAMAQELETAKATAVEKTVEASQLVKNFEEAQATMREAEFMVNELVKASESSKLKMEKAKKVEAKLISQQDFLLGEIQRLNSSANLMNQEFNNLEEDFLLSLTETRSLVIALQDHFRVIQLSVMEDLKSIACDIYHLKSLVLESACLAKKGLEDVWTDIIGKDCAVSVLHLCHMGIFLEAVTGLNAEIGFLDHGLSESNTVIASLRENNLRAKGELEACSHLRGKLLTDIKSSFDRIIKKEKETGQFREKLNDFEGKILDLQAQEELLLTRSNNMFSELGFLMKEIDENSKSSLMAVLNQENLLREQEQFRHKLEEFSKMEKGMRIQQGLLKESILRHLHLFVDPSIFIHRSSCIEQNEGIEHIQELMEQHAEYLLMTLSCMDFELLVFSSELTQKSVANLSLCIELDQLRAEKELMIAQLEKYAVKVSEFEKELEIASRLADTEDNLLCKIFSGSTAPETEDTSVDLGDTVRFLQHVESEFLNGLTKRTLRTIELGKERNNLSAVLQRLKEEIVLLKVDQELENQFLVDMDLEMDLSICSHSIIADELDLKTEQMNLQMEKINALSKENGLLRRKVNEINDAKEKLSYELLNFKGQHALVTSDLERREEVLDLKNEQINTLMETIKELSKDNELLKNKTVEINDAKEKLSYELSNFKGQHALVTSNLERREEELAVLHQQRVATMQSLSTTEIEKKELTSALQRKDSVLFSTRSNANRCLDLTQQLDIDVSRTYQRVDKSLSFMLGEVTGERINSFLDDLSDGISECEMRVLKIMSEYEYLESLAEELYSENFMINFEITRKDEVLKGLSFDLSLLQETASKAKDQEDELREMKATLVALEGDLDTKSNQLDCAIQHSQVLEADIKEKIAQIASLELENATVFTSLQEVSNENCELKRQLDGLLSLKNSVDNELENKSMSIEELTKEAVELKSSLESVNISLTSLKSDLEKTTKDRNFLEGEVISLKEKVAVTQALAEENEAVAAEEREMAEARRAYAEDKEEEVKLLERSIEELECTINVLENKVEIVKDEAERQRMQSEELEIELQALRHQMSALHTDGMKTKMDVTTRESEDDLQRLLDGQTSELLEAKRQIEFLRKTVMEKDFEIEQCKSHISELTLHAEAQASEYKQKFKSLEAMVQQVKPEPACSQAVSGGNIRTEKAPAKARGSGSPFKCIGLGLAHQLNSEKDEELSVVRLRMEELEALAASRQKEIFMLNTRLAAAESMTHDVIRDLLGVKLDITNYASLLDQQKLQELTEKARHQSEQFQEKEKEVVKLRQQLNEFIEERRGWIDEINRRHAEMVAAQISCEKLRQKEQFLTIENDMLKMENTTQKKKVVELETEVKKLSGQQNLQQRIHHHAKIKEENNLLKVHNEELAVKVRSTETLLVRVNDELARYRACSGKKPYIDVDEEQILKNKLKEIDEERIQLAQRLLSMCTSILKAAGITCPVRDISPDAAEEALVQLKDRATYAEKELQDLKLKYKICKEQIRLSELRLQDSPSEVRKMEGLATPRKLPRSPSVTAA